Proteins encoded together in one Mercenaria mercenaria strain notata chromosome 18, MADL_Memer_1, whole genome shotgun sequence window:
- the LOC123534904 gene encoding uncharacterized protein LOC123534904, with amino-acid sequence MFRKEINYRLDELEKSSVDEIENKFKAMVDQIEEEIKQLQTIKANVSSVKEKLSSAHTNVSEVFVNVKTGENFVNNATYCIEANKMRIQLGDIEFTANSEILPLLQKIVTLGEFTEINAAVEHNPAAKTQQKNPLLQIKNKKTYCLRAQSDRNTCDVVSICALEDGTITLADYNNLKLKRLNSSTFEVINYFNLPGVPWQLCTIDGQNVAVSVPTKQEVFFISVGNYMTTKHKIKTDFDCFGLAYANSNLFITDESSSVYMYNTSGKKLKKVNKEQPGQGLFSDIRSLVVSKDASKIYVADFDKGLVVLSNNGQVVGVYNDQQLQGAFDCYLSETENVLVCGHNSKNILQFGPDGNLIGEVLKFSGEYKGPRSSCCIQQMTKMIIGMLRDSVEVFEIVAE; translated from the coding sequence atgtttaggAAAGAGATCAATTACCGTCTGGATGAGTTAGAGAAGAGTTCTGtggatgaaatagaaaataaatttaaagctaTGGTCGACCAgattgaagaagaaataaaacagttacaAACAATCAAAGCTAATGTTTCTTCAGTTAAAGAAAAGCTATCATCTGCACACACCAATGTATCAGAAGTCTTTGTTAATGTGAAGACGggagaaaattttgtaaacaatgcTACTTATTGCATAGAAGCCAACAAAATGAGGATCCAGTTGGGGGATATTGAATTTACGGCTAATTCCGAAATACTTCCACTATTACAGAAGATTGTTACACTTGGCGAATTTACAGAAATTAACGCAGCTGTAGAACATAATCCTGCCGCGAAAACTCAACAGAAAAATCCCTTACTTCAgatcaaaaacaagaaaacatattgTCTCAGAGCTCAATCGGACAGAAACACATGTGATGTCGTCAGTATCTGTGCTCTTGAGGATGGAACAATAACACTGGCTGACTATAACAACCTGAAGCTGAAACGGTTAAACAGTTCAACCTTTGAAGTCATAAATTACTTTAACCTACCTGGGGTGCCGTGGCAATTATGTACCATCGACGGACAAAATGTGGCAGTATCTGTTCCAACGAAACAAGAAGTTTTCTTCATTTCAGTAGGAAATTATATGACAACAAAACACAAGATAAAAACTGATTTTGATTGTTTTGGCCTTGCATATGCAAACAGCAATCTGTTTATAACAGATGAGTCTTCATCAGTTTACATGTACAATACATCaggaaaaaagttgaaaaaagtcaATAAGGAACAGCCAGGGCAGGGTTTGTTCTCTGATATCAGAAGTCTTGTGGTTTCTAAAGATGCTTCAAAGATTTATGTTGCTGACTTCGATAAAGGTCTGGTTGTACTGAGTAACAATGGACAGGTTGTTGGGGTATATAATGATCAGCAGCTACAAGGTGCATTTGATTGTTATCTCAGTGAAACAGAAAATGTCCTTGTATGTGGACATAACTCGAAAAATATTCTGCAGTTTGGACCCGATGGTAATCTGATAGGCGAAGTACTGAAATTCAGTGGTGAATATAAAGGACCTCGATCAAGCTGTTGTATTCaacaaatgacaaaaatgatCATAGGCATGTTAAGAGACAGCGTTGAAGTATTTGAGATAGTTGCTGAATAA